The genomic segment GCTGTGGCCGTCCCCACTCCGTGTACCGCAAGTTCGGCCTGTGCCGCGTGTGCCTCCGTGAGATGGCTCACCGTGGCGAGCTGCCGGGCGTGACCAAGAGCTCCTGGTAGTCCCTCCTTTCAGGGATTCCCGAAGCTCTCGGTAAGCACTGGGCGTGTCAGGCGCCCGCCCTTCCATGGCTT from the Streptomyces sp. NBC_00310 genome contains:
- a CDS encoding type Z 30S ribosomal protein S14, which translates into the protein MAKKALIAKAARKPKFGVRGYTRCQRCGRPHSVYRKFGLCRVCLREMAHRGELPGVTKSSW